Genomic segment of Longimicrobium sp.:
CACGCGTGACGCCACGACACCAGCGCACCCCCGGAGCTTCCTTGCATCCACTGCTCGAGCGCATCGTTGGGCAGCTCTTCGGCGGCGCCCCGCGCCACCCGGAGAGCGAGACGCTGCTGCGCGCACTGGACGCCGGGCTTTCCGCGCACGATGCCGACGCGCAAGCACTGCGCGCCGGCGACGAGCACTTCCGGGTGCTGGCCGAGACCATCCCCGCGGCCATCTTCATCTACCAGGGCGAGCGGTTCCGCTACGTCAACGCAGCCGCCACCGAGCTGACCGGCTACACGCGCGAGGAGCTCCTCGCCGTGCGCTTCTGGGACGTGGTGCACCCCGAGCACCGCGAGCTTGTGCGCGCGCGCGGGATCGCGAGGCAGCGCGGCGAGGCCCTTCCGCAGCGCTACTCGGTGAAGCTGCTGCGCAAGGACGGCACGGAGCGCTGGGTGATCCTGACGGCGGGCCGCATCGAGTTTCAGGGGGAGCAAGCGGGGCTCGGCACCGCCTTCGACATCACCGACCGCAAGAACGCCGAGGACGCGCTGGCGCGGCAGGGGCTCGCCTTCGAGAACCTGTACGACGCGGTCCTCATCACCGACCCCCAGGGGCGCATCACGGACTGGAACCCCGCCGCGGAGCGCATCTACGGCTGGAATCGCGGCGAGGTGCTGGGGAAGACGGTGGAGCTGTGGCTCCCCCCTAGCGAGGCGGCGGAGCTGAACCGGCGCATCCTGGACGCGCTCGACGCCGAGGGCCGCTGGTCCGGCAAGATCCGCTTCGTGCGCAAGGACGGCGGGCTGGGGCTCTCGGAGACGGTGGTCGTTCCGCTGCGGGACGCGGCGGGCCGGCGGGTGGGGGCGCTGGGGGTGAGCCGCGACGTCACCCAGAGCGAACACGCCGCCGAAGCGTTGCGTGCCAGCGAAGAGCGCTACCGGCTGATGGTGGCAGGGAGTGAGCAGGTCTTCTTCTACCAGCACGACCTGCACGGGGTGTACGAGTCGGTGTCCCCCTCCGTCCACGAGGTGCTGGGGTACCGCATGGAGGAGATGCTGGGGCGGCGCTACGGGTCGCTGCAGTCGGCGGGGTGGGACATCGCCGAGGTGGACGCGCAGACGGCCGTCACCCTGGGCTCCGCGGGGACGCCGCACTCGTACCGCGTCGTCGTCCGGCACCGCGACGGCCATCCCGTGACCCTGGAGCTGGTGGAGACGGCGGTGCGGCGCGGCGGCGAGGTGGTGGGGGTGCAGGGCTTCGCGCGCGACATCACCGCACGCACCCGCGCCGAAGAGGCGCTGCGCGAGAGCGAGGAGCGCTACCGCACCCTCTTCGAGGAGAGCCGCGACGCGGTGTACATCACCACGCTGGAGGGGCGCTTCGTCTCGGTGAACCAGGCGCTGGTGGACCAGTTCGGCTACACGCGCCAGGAGCTGCTCTCCGGCGACGTGTCGCACCTGTACGCCGATCCGCAGGACCGCGACCGCTTCCGCGACGAGATCTTTCGCGAGGGGTTCGTGCGCGAGTTCGAGGTCAGGTTCACGCGGCGCGACGGGGAGACGCTCCACTGCCTGGTGAGCGCCACCCTGCGCCGCGCCCCTGACGGCACGGTGCTCGGCTACCAGGGGATCATCCACGACATCACCGAGCGGAAGCGCGCCGAGGAGCGCCTGGCGTACGGTGCACTGCACGATGCACTAACCGGCCTCCCCAACCGCGCCCTCTTCATGGACCGGCTGGAGCGCGCGGCCAGCGGGCGGCGCGAGGGGGCCGCGCTGGCGGTCTTCTTCATGGACCTGGACCGCTTCAAGGTCATCAACGACTCGCTGGGCCACGGCGTGGGCGACCGCATGCTGGTGGAGATCGCCCGCCGCCTGGCCGCCGCCATCCCGCCCGACGCCACCGTCGCGCGCTTCGGCGGCGACGAGTTCACCCTCCTCCTCCCCTCCACCACCACGCGCCAGGCGACGCACATGGCCGAGCGCCTGCTGGAAGCGCTGGCCGTGCCTTTTGCCCTCGCGCCCGGTCACGACGTCTTCGCCTCGGCCAGCATGGGGATCGCCCTGGCCAGCGGCACCGCCGAGCGGCCGGAGGAGCTGCTGCGCAATGCGGACGCGGCGCTGAGCCGGGCCAAGGCGCGCGGCAAGAACCGCTACGAGGTGTTCGACCGCGCCATGCACGCCGAGGCCGTCGAGCGCCTTCGCCTGGAGAGCGACCTGCGGCGCGCCCTGGAGCGCGGCGAGCTGCGCCTCCTCTTTCAGCCGATGGTGTCGCTGGAGGATGGGCGGGTGGCGGGCTTCGAGGGGCTGCTGCGCTGGGAGCACCCGGATCGAGGCACCATCTCGCCCAACCTCTTCATCCCCCTGGCCGAGGAGACGGGGCTGATCTCGGCGGTGGGGCGCTGGGTGCTGGACGAGGGGTGCAGCCAGCTCGCGGAGTGGACGCGCCTCTACCCGGAGCGGCGGCTGATCGTCTCGCTCAACCTGTCCGCCCGCCAGTTCGGCGACGCGGACCTGGCGGACCACGTGGCGCGCGGCCTGGTGGCGTGCGGGGTGGATCCCTCGCGCCTCTGGCTGGAGATCACGGAGACGGTGATCCTGGAGAACGCCGAGCCCGCGCGCTCCACGCTGCGGACGCTCAAGGAGCTGGGGGTGCAGCTCTGCATGGACGACTTCGGCACCGGCTACTCGTCGCTCGGCTACCTGCACCGCATGGAGCTGGACGAGCTCAAGATCGACCGCTCCTTCGTGAGCCGGATGGACCACGACCGGCGCAGCACGCAGCTGGTGCACGCCATCATCGCGCTGGCGCACAACCTGGGAGTGCGCGTGGTGGCGGAGGGTGTGGAGACGCCCGCCCAGCTCGCCGCCCTGCGCGCCCAGCGCTGCGACTACGCGCAGGGCTTCCTCTTCGCCCGCCCCCTCACCCCCTCCGCCGCCGCCGACCTGCTGGACCGCGACACGCGCTGGTGACGGGGGTGGTGGACCGGCGAGTGAACTCGCAGCAACAACAGCACAAAGTCCGCCTTCGCGGACTCGCGGCCGAGATCCCCCCGCGCCACACGATACCCGGCCCGCCGGCCGCACGGCACGCGGGTACGCACACCGAAATCGTAGGGGCAGACCTGCGTGTCTGCCCACCCTTTCCCCTACGCCGACTCCCGCGTTCCACACCAGAACCCGTAGGGCCAGCCCCGCGTGGCTGCCCGTGCCTCGACGTGCGCCGCGGCCCGCGTGCAAAGGAACGGTCCACCCCGTCACTGTCCGGGGGTTCCTCAATCGCAGCGGATGGCGTACAGATATTGTGTCCCCGCGATGTAGGCCCGGTTTCCGTACACCTGGATGTTGGATACGGTGAGCTCGTTGCCGATGCCGGAGACAGGCTTGCCCGCGTGCTTGCCGGTCCTGCGGTCGATGGCCTCCAGCGCCTGATTGTGCGCCAGCACGTAGTCGCCGCAGACGGCTACGTACAGGATGCTCGAGCCGGTGCGGGCGCTCCACAGCACACGCCCGGATTCCACGTCGGCGGCATACACGCGGGTGTCACCCATTCCGGCGTACACCACTCCGTCCGCGACCACCGGCGGTCCGTACGGCCCCGCAAATCCGCGTTCGCCCTGCGCGCGCCACACTTCCTTGCCGGTGAAGCGGTCCACGGCGAAGAAGGTATTGTCGATGCGGTCGGAGCCCAGCAGGAAGCGCCCCGACACCACCGCGCTCTGCATTATGTTGCTGTGCTTGCCGGCGCTCTGCCAGCGCCAGAGCTCGCCGCCGCCGCGGCGGTCCAGCGCCACGATGACTGCGGCGACCTCGAAGCAGTTCTGGTTGAGGCACCGCTCCGCCGCGGCGTAAACCGTGTCGCCCGAGACGGAGAGGCCCCGCACCACCGACTGGCTCAGCCAGTCGGTGGCGAGGCGTGCTTCCCAGCGCGTCGCGCCCGTCGCCGGGTCCAGCGCGAGCACCCGCAGGTCGCGCGTACCCACGTACCACGAGAGGTCGTCGATCGCCGAGCGGGCGAACGAGGGGTCGGAGGCCGTAAGGTCGTACCGTTCCCAGCGAACCGCGCCCGAGGCGGCGTCGAGCGAGTAGATCGGCGCCTCCCCTCCCGCCGCGGCGAAGACCGCACCGCCGCGCAGCAGCGTGTTGCGCGAGCCACCCCAGCGCTTGAGCGGTGACAGCCACGCCAGCTGGCCGGTGGCGCGGTCGAACGCGACCGCGCCGGAATCCGCCTCCATGTACACGCGCCTCTCGTCGGCGGCCGGGGTCCCGAACCAGGCGAAGCGCTCCAGCCGGCCCGCGGGAGCCTTCCACTCGATCCAGTCCCGCGACCCGCCGCTTCCACTTCCCCCCAGCAGGTCCCGACACCCCGATGCGCCGAGAAGCAGACCGCAGGCGGCCGCGGCAAGGCTCCGCGCCAGCGGGGCACAAAACTCATCCCAGATCCTGCGCATTGCGGCCAGTCCCTCCGGGAGGCGCATTGTGAAGATCTGCCGGGGACCGTCCTCAGTCACAGCGGATGGAGTACAGGTACCGGTTTCCAGCGATGTAGGCGTGGTTGCCGTACACCGTGATGTCCGTGATGGTGAACTCGTCGTCCCCGGGAACCGGCGTAGCGACCCGGCGCCCCGTTTGGCGGTCGATCACCAGGAGCGCTTGGTTGTGCACGAGCACGTAGGCACCGCAAAGCGCGACGTCGATGATGCTGGAGCCCGTGGGAGTGCTCCACAGGACCCGGCCCGTCTCCAGCTCCGCGGCGTACACGCGGGTGTCACCCATCCCCGAGTACGCCACGCCATCGGCCACCACGGGCGGGCTGTACGGTCCCACGAACCCGCGCTCCCCCTTCACGCGCCACACCTCCTCGCCCGTGAAGCGGTCGACCGCGAAGAAGGTGTTGTCGATGCGGTCGCCGCCCAGCAGGAGGCGCCCGGCGACCACGGGGCTTTTGACGATGTTGTTCTGCTTCCCCGCAGCCTGCCAGCGCCAGAGTTCGGCGCCCGTACGGCGGTCCAGTGCCACGATCACGCCCGTGACCTCAAAGCAGTTGTCGTTCAGGCAGCGTTCCGCCGCGGCATAGACCGTGTCGCCCGAGACGGAGAGGCCCCGCATCCCGGAATCTTCCTGCCAATCCGCCGCAAGGCGCATTTGCCAGATCGTTCTGCCGGTCTCCGGGTCCAGCGCCATTACGTCCAGGCTGCGAGTGGCCACGTACCAGGCGAGATCGTCCGCCGCCGACCGGGGAAAATCGACGCCCCGGCCCGCCAGATCGTGACGTATCCAGCGTACCGTTCCGGTTGCGGCATCCAGGGAGTAGGCTGGTCCAAGTTGGTCGGTTGCGAACAGGAGTGCGCCGTTCCTGCTGATGATATTCCGATAGCCACCCCACTTCTCGATTGGCGACCGCCAAAGGAGCGCGCCCGTTACGCGGTCGAAGGCCACGAATCCGGTGTCGGCTCCCAGATATACGCGCTGGTCGTCGGCTACGGGAGCCCCGAACGAGGTGTGCAGCCCCGAGCGCCCCGCGGCGACCTTCCACTCGATCCACTGCTTGCTCGAGCTCCCGCCGCCCAGGATGTCGCGGCACCCGGATGCGCCCAGCAGCATCAGGATTCCAAACACCGCCACCGAGCGCATCCAGGAAACGGCCGGCACCTGGCCATCAGAAGTGGTCTGCGTCATGAGCCGGCCCACCTTTCGTCTCTGAGTACCTGCTTGAGCCGCGAGATTGCCTTGTCGACGCTCTTCTTGGCCGCGTCGTGCGAGTCGGCGTTCGTGATGATTTCGCGGCGGTTCGCGCCGGGGTATTCCTGCGAGCGATTCGGCACCACTCCGTCGCTCCCGTCGCCCGGCGAAGTGACGGCGTCCCAGATCCAATCCATCGCGTTGAGCCCCGCCACCGCCATTCCGTAGATCACCGTGTAGGTGTGCAAACCCTGGATGACGAAGCCCAGGATACCGGTGACCACAGTTTGCGCGATCAGGTTCTTGTATGTCTTGTCCAGCTTGCGCACCGCGTCGCGCCCGCCGCAGGGCGCTTCAGGACCATAGCAGTTCAGGTCCTTGTACACGCGCCAGAATGCCCAGCGCTGGCTCGTATGCTGCTCCATGGAGATCTTGCGCCATCCTTCACTCGCGCTGTTCAGCGTCTGCAGGTAAGCGCTGCCGGGAACCATCTGGTGTGCAACCGGCCACATGGCATCGATCCCGTATCTCCCGCTCAGCGTTGCCAGCGCCTGCTGAGTGTTGCAGCCTGAGTGGTTGCGCACCTGGCACGAGGCGAGCAGACCCACCGCGGCGAAAGTCATCATCGTGTTGAGCGCGGGGCGGCCCAGCCGCATCACCGGGACACCCCGGTGCGGAGTGCTGACCGAAATCACGCCTCTCATCAGGTCTGGGTTCGACTGCCCCACCTGACGCGACAAAATCCCGCCGTTGCTATAGCCGACGAACACGTACTTGCCGCCGTCACCGTTGCGGAACCCCTCCACGCTTGCGCGCAGCTGCTGCGCCTGCGCCTCGTACGTCTGGCTCCAGCTGGTAGTTGGGAAAATCAGCTGGTCGTAGTAGAAACTTCTGAGCGCGTCCCCCACACGGCCTTGGCGGTAGGAGTCGCCATTGTCCGCAAACCCGTGCTGTACCACGATCCGAGTACCGGTGGACGCCCCCTGATATGGCAGCCGCCACTCCATCGCCGCGTCCCCCTCCGCGCTGCTGGACCCCACGGAGCCGGTGTAGACAGTCGACCCGGTATCCCCACCTCCACCGCCACCGCCACCGCCCATGTCGCAATCCGGATCCGTGGTGTAGTTATCAGGCGGGCAGTCGACGGGCGAAACGACAGCGGACGGGCTGCGGCTGGGAGCGGGCGCGGTGGTGCCGTTGCGGGCCCGCTCGGCGCGCCGCCGGCTGCGCGCCGCGTCCTTGGCCGGATTGCGGTTCCAGCGGACGTTCTTGAAGCGCATCGTCTGCGTGTGCACGGCGCGTCCGCGGCCTTCCGTCGCTTCCTCACCCTCGATGCGGAGCTCCTCCAGGACCCAGGCGTCCCTGTCCCTCCGGAAGGTACGCGCGATCTTCCCACGGCCGGTCCCGCGCCCGACCGCGGCGCCGTTCCTGTTTTCGCCCGCGCGAAGGCTGACGTCCACCCCCGCGATACTGACGCGCACTCGGTTCGGGCCAAGCTGCTCCACCTGCTGGCGGGCAGCTGCCGGAACCCTGCCTCCCCCCACCGCCGGGCTGATCGAGAAGAACGCGACGATGTCTACGGAGCGCGGATCCCCCGTGACCAACCCCTCGGTTACCGGTGCATCCACCAGGGTGCCGGTGACGTCGGTGATGTGCGGATCATCCGCCTCCATCCCCACCATCTGCCCGTGCATGTTCCAGGTGTACTGATCGTCGTTGATGGTGCGGACGGTGGCCGTCTGCTCGCCCGGGTCCGCCGCCGGGTCTGGATCGGCGCCGAAATAGGTGGAGGTACGGGTGCGGCCGTACGAATCGTAGCCCGTATGCACCCCCACCTGCTCCGCGGGAGTGTTGGTGGTGATGCTGGTGACCATCTCCCCCGTCTCGGGGTGCGGGACAGCCTGGTCATAGGTCAGCGTGGTGCTCGTCTCGACCGATGCGTCGGCGATCACGTATGAATCGCTCTGGTCGATCTCCTGGTCGACGGCGATGTATCGCGAGGTGCCCTCGGGTACGGTGAGCCGGGACGACGTGGGCGCCCGGTCGCCTGAGCAGGCTGCCGTAGCCACGAGCATGGCGCCGGCCGCGGCGAGCCTCATCCGGGAATGGCTTGTACTGCGCAGGTGTAGCTGGTGAGCGATGGTCGGGATCACTTGCATCGGAGCGGTGTGAGGTAAGATGTGTAGCCGCAGGTATCGTAGGTTACGCTGCTTCGGCACAACTTCGGCGAGAGCGTAAACATTTGGTAACCCTGTCGCAAAATAAGTCCGCTCCACAATCTCTTCAACCCCCTATGTACTGTGTCGCTGGTGCTACAGGAACGCGCGTAGCCGATAGCGGCGGCGACGCGGAAGGCGGTCGTTCGGTCGACCGACGCGCTGGGGCACCGCTCCAACTCCTGACCTGACGTCTGGGGCACGGAAGGTCGTACACGCCGGGCGGGCGGCGCCACCCCCTCCGTCCGCCACGTCCGCTGGTCCATTAACGGTGACACCTTCTGTGAATGGGGAGCTCCGCCGGGACCGAAATCGTCACCGATCGGCCACCGCCCGGACCGGTTTACGCTTTAAGCTTGCAGCCCCCAAAAAGCACGTATAGCTTCGAAACGAACGCCAATCCGAGGAGGCCGAGATGAAGGAGACGAAGATCCGGGAGTTCATCCCGCCGATGTGGCCGCCGGACAACTTCACCCTGGACGAAGCGAGACAGGCGCTACGAGAGGTTGAGGCGGAGGATGAGGCGCGCCGCGCGGCGAAGCGCAAGCGCTCGCGTGCGGCATCGAAGCAGGCGCCGCAGGACGGCGGCGAGGATCCATGATCGCTCGCAGCTACGACCGGAACGTGTTCATCAACTGCCCGTTCGATCCCGAGTACCGGCCTCTGTTCGAGGCCATTGCTTTTACCACCGCGGACTGTGGGTACCACCCGCGATCAGCCCTGGAGGTAGACGACAGCAGCCAGGTCCGAATCGAGAAGATCACCGGGATCATCAGCGAATCCCGCCTGGCAGTGCACGACATCTCCCGCACTCAGCTTGACCGCGGCACTCGCCTCCCGCGCTTCAACATGCCTCTCGAGTTGGGCATCTTTCTGGGCGCGAAGTCGTTTGGGTCAGGCGATCAAAAGCGGAAGGTGGCGGTCATCCTGGACACCGACCGCTACCGCTATCAGAAGTTCATCTCCGATATCGCGGGGCAGGACATCCGTGCACATAGTGGCCGTGTCGATCACGTTGTTCACGAAGTGCGCGACTTCCTCTCGACCCACCGCGAAGCCGGGGTGTTCCTGCCTGGCGGCGAAAAGTTCGTGGAACGCCGCCGCCGGTTCGCCGGCAGCATTCCACTGACCTGCCGCAAGCTTCACCTGGACTCCGCCAGGCTGACTTTCCGCGACCTCATGGGTCTGATCTTCAACTGGCTTGAGAGGCACCCGCTCAAGGCAGCCGACACCGTCCACTAAAGGGCTCGAACTCTCTCTCCTCTGCCTACCACGTTCGCTGCTCCATAACGCCTGCGCTTTCCGCGAATGGAGCTCCGTAGGAACTGAAATTCGCCACTGATCGGCCACCGCCCGAACCGGTTTACGACTGAAGCTTGCAGCCCCCAAAAAGCACGTATAGCTTCGAAATGAACGCCAACGAGGAGGCCGAGATGAAGGATATGAAGATACGCGAGCTCATCCCACCGATGTGGCCGCCAGACAGCTTCACGATAGAGGAAGCGCTGAAGGCTTGGGACGAGGTTGACGCGGAGAACGAGGCTCGGCGCAATGCACCGCGCAAGCGCCCGCGTGCGGCATCGAAGAAGGTCGTACCCACTCGGGGCGAGGGTCCATGATCGCTCGTGGCTACGATCGCAACGTGTTCATCAACTGCCCTTTCGACTCCTTGTACCGGCCTCTGTTCGAGGCCATCGCTTTTGCTACGGCAGACTGCGGGTATCATCCGCGCTCAGCCCTCGAGGTCAACGATAGCAGCCAGGTGCGTATCGAAAAGATCACGGGGATCATCAGCGAGTCGCGCCTGTCTGTGCACGACATTTCGAGAACACAGCTCGATCGCGGCACGCGGCTCCCGCGGTTCAACATGCCGCTCGAGCTCGGCATCTTCCTTGGTGCGAAGTCCTTTGGATCCGGAGATCACAAGCGGAAGGTAGCGATCA
This window contains:
- a CDS encoding PAS domain S-box protein; the protein is MHPLLERIVGQLFGGAPRHPESETLLRALDAGLSAHDADAQALRAGDEHFRVLAETIPAAIFIYQGERFRYVNAAATELTGYTREELLAVRFWDVVHPEHRELVRARGIARQRGEALPQRYSVKLLRKDGTERWVILTAGRIEFQGEQAGLGTAFDITDRKNAEDALARQGLAFENLYDAVLITDPQGRITDWNPAAERIYGWNRGEVLGKTVELWLPPSEAAELNRRILDALDAEGRWSGKIRFVRKDGGLGLSETVVVPLRDAAGRRVGALGVSRDVTQSEHAAEALRASEERYRLMVAGSEQVFFYQHDLHGVYESVSPSVHEVLGYRMEEMLGRRYGSLQSAGWDIAEVDAQTAVTLGSAGTPHSYRVVVRHRDGHPVTLELVETAVRRGGEVVGVQGFARDITARTRAEEALRESEERYRTLFEESRDAVYITTLEGRFVSVNQALVDQFGYTRQELLSGDVSHLYADPQDRDRFRDEIFREGFVREFEVRFTRRDGETLHCLVSATLRRAPDGTVLGYQGIIHDITERKRAEERLAYGALHDALTGLPNRALFMDRLERAASGRREGAALAVFFMDLDRFKVINDSLGHGVGDRMLVEIARRLAAAIPPDATVARFGGDEFTLLLPSTTTRQATHMAERLLEALAVPFALAPGHDVFASASMGIALASGTAERPEELLRNADAALSRAKARGKNRYEVFDRAMHAEAVERLRLESDLRRALERGELRLLFQPMVSLEDGRVAGFEGLLRWEHPDRGTISPNLFIPLAEETGLISAVGRWVLDEGCSQLAEWTRLYPERRLIVSLNLSARQFGDADLADHVARGLVACGVDPSRLWLEITETVILENAEPARSTLRTLKELGVQLCMDDFGTGYSSLGYLHRMELDELKIDRSFVSRMDHDRRSTQLVHAIIALAHNLGVRVVAEGVETPAQLAALRAQRCDYAQGFLFARPLTPSAAADLLDRDTRW
- a CDS encoding PQQ-binding-like beta-propeller repeat protein, translating into MRRIWDEFCAPLARSLAAAACGLLLGASGCRDLLGGSGSGGSRDWIEWKAPAGRLERFAWFGTPAADERRVYMEADSGAVAFDRATGQLAWLSPLKRWGGSRNTLLRGGAVFAAAGGEAPIYSLDAASGAVRWERYDLTASDPSFARSAIDDLSWYVGTRDLRVLALDPATGATRWEARLATDWLSQSVVRGLSVSGDTVYAAAERCLNQNCFEVAAVIVALDRRGGGELWRWQSAGKHSNIMQSAVVSGRFLLGSDRIDNTFFAVDRFTGKEVWRAQGERGFAGPYGPPVVADGVVYAGMGDTRVYAADVESGRVLWSARTGSSILYVAVCGDYVLAHNQALEAIDRRTGKHAGKPVSGIGNELTVSNIQVYGNRAYIAGTQYLYAIRCD
- a CDS encoding PQQ-binding-like beta-propeller repeat protein, with amino-acid sequence MTQTTSDGQVPAVSWMRSVAVFGILMLLGASGCRDILGGGSSSKQWIEWKVAAGRSGLHTSFGAPVADDQRVYLGADTGFVAFDRVTGALLWRSPIEKWGGYRNIISRNGALLFATDQLGPAYSLDAATGTVRWIRHDLAGRGVDFPRSAADDLAWYVATRSLDVMALDPETGRTIWQMRLAADWQEDSGMRGLSVSGDTVYAAAERCLNDNCFEVTGVIVALDRRTGAELWRWQAAGKQNNIVKSPVVAGRLLLGGDRIDNTFFAVDRFTGEEVWRVKGERGFVGPYSPPVVADGVAYSGMGDTRVYAAELETGRVLWSTPTGSSIIDVALCGAYVLVHNQALLVIDRQTGRRVATPVPGDDEFTITDITVYGNHAYIAGNRYLYSIRCD
- a CDS encoding alpha/beta hydrolase, with translation MRLAAAGAMLVATAACSGDRAPTSSRLTVPEGTSRYIAVDQEIDQSDSYVIADASVETSTTLTYDQAVPHPETGEMVTSITTNTPAEQVGVHTGYDSYGRTRTSTYFGADPDPAADPGEQTATVRTINDDQYTWNMHGQMVGMEADDPHITDVTGTLVDAPVTEGLVTGDPRSVDIVAFFSISPAVGGGRVPAAARQQVEQLGPNRVRVSIAGVDVSLRAGENRNGAAVGRGTGRGKIARTFRRDRDAWVLEELRIEGEEATEGRGRAVHTQTMRFKNVRWNRNPAKDAARSRRRAERARNGTTAPAPSRSPSAVVSPVDCPPDNYTTDPDCDMGGGGGGGGGDTGSTVYTGSVGSSSAEGDAAMEWRLPYQGASTGTRIVVQHGFADNGDSYRQGRVGDALRSFYYDQLIFPTTSWSQTYEAQAQQLRASVEGFRNGDGGKYVFVGYSNGGILSRQVGQSNPDLMRGVISVSTPHRGVPVMRLGRPALNTMMTFAAVGLLASCQVRNHSGCNTQQALATLSGRYGIDAMWPVAHQMVPGSAYLQTLNSASEGWRKISMEQHTSQRWAFWRVYKDLNCYGPEAPCGGRDAVRKLDKTYKNLIAQTVVTGILGFVIQGLHTYTVIYGMAVAGLNAMDWIWDAVTSPGDGSDGVVPNRSQEYPGANRREIITNADSHDAAKKSVDKAISRLKQVLRDERWAGS